The window GTTTCCCTCACAACAGAGCTGTCAAAGGGTTTTTATCTGTGTGTTCCTGTGGTGGTGGGAGCTGAGTAGAAGAAGAGGTCACCATTCAGCATTTGCGGTAAGCATTTTGATGTCATTTTGACCATACCACAGTCTGCTCTGCCAGCCTTGGTGgtcctcctgcctcctcttctTAGCTGTTCATCCCTACCCTGCTTTGCATCCTCACTGGTGTGTATGTGCAAAGCTGTGACCCTGCTGACCACAAAATTGCCCTAGAGCaagtgctgctgccaggtgtGGGGGTCACAGCCCACACTCAAATCGTTTTATGCCAATTATCAAATCACAGACATCCCCTCCACACTCACCACAGGGTTTACAGAAACTCCCCTTTAGCTGCAAAACTTACAGAGGCATCACATCTGTTCAAAGAGAGACCACCTATTCCAAGCCCAGATGCAGTAACAGCAGACTGCAAGGCCCTGTACACAGAAAACATCCCCTACATCCTCTGACTGCACATTAGCATAGTATGAACTCAGTTCaaggaaaacataaattaaaGCTCCAAGtgccctttttaaaaaaaaccctgaagctctggaaaacttttttcctctttagccTCCCTCTATACCAGGTTTCAGGCTTTCAATCATTTGTCCTCTCCTCCCTGGATGATCCCAATTAACATTCATTTTGGTTTGTCAGTTTGGTCTATTTAGAGCAGAAGTTTTTGGGCTGTTTCATAGTGTTTGCCCAGAATCAGCCACAACAGGCTCACATGACAGCACTGTGGGtctgtgaaaatatttgagaaaacaaagataatCAGTATTGTTAATCCAGCAGATAACATCTAGGAATATTTTTACTAGCAAGAGAATGACAACTTTTTTATTGATAACAAATGCTGCTGTTGGTATCACTGGCTATTATTAATACATAAAGGCATTTGCTGTCAAGATCCCTGCCTCGAGAGCATGCAGCgtaagaaaacctgaaagatgCAACATGATGGTGCAGGGGTACACCAAGCGCAGTATTCTTCCATGGCTCTTTAACATCATTTAGTGTTTTTAAGAGGAAGTTTAATCCACAAAGTTAAAAAAGGGAGGCATCAGAGATTTTATCTTGAGGTGTCTTTTGCAGGATGATTCAATGCCAGCACCAGGGTGACACCCAAGCACTTGGGAGGTGCAGCCATGCTGCCCTGGGGAGTGCCTTCCAGGCACTAGTGTTCTACACTCCTGCAGGGTGTAGCTATGCCCACAGTGGTGCAACCCAATCAGTTAAATCTCTACGGATTGCGCCATAGAGGCAGAAGCACCTTTCCACATCAGATGTGGCAGCTCCACAGCTTGGGAAGCCTTCACATCCCCAGTGCACCCGGAATGCCACTGtgtcaggaaagcagcaggggaCACACCTACATGTTTGATGGCAGAAAGAGGCTCAAGAGCTGTGTGTGTGGGAACTTACTGTGCATGGAAGTCCACCACAACGGGTTTGGGGTTGTTCACCACCCGGTCCTGGAAGTCACTGCCGTCCTGCACATTGAAGGTGcttctgcaggctgctgaggTGCCGAAGGCCCTGCCGTGGGGTGCCAGGGGGCCCTGGGGAGGCAGTGTCCTGGAGGTAAGGGACAGCAGCTGCCGGAGCACCAGCCTCTGGGCCAtctgtgggaagaggaggaggcaTGTGGGGTGGGTGCACCTCATGGCCAGTCCCACTGCAGCAGTGCCTCACTCACAGTCCTctcagcagggcagcccccaaGCCAGGACCTGCCCTAGATAGAAACACATAGGGCATCGAACAGGAGCGCTTACTCCCCCTAAGCCCAGCCCTTGCCAGCCCACTGCAGCTTCAGCCACACTGCTGTAGGTCCCACCCACCCCGGAGCCCCCAGATACAGACCCCAGATTCCTCCCTATTTCTATGAGGTAGGCACAGGGTTCTCATTTCCCACAGCCCTACAGAGCAGAGCCCTCCCGCCGGGCCTGTTCTTTCCGACGCATAGGGCAGGCCCCCCAGCCACGGGATCCCCATTCCCCCGATACCATGGGGCTTGATTCCTTTAGCCAGAGggtcccagcagctcccaccagTGGAATAGGGCACAGTTCCTCCCTCAGCCCCCCAGCCCGGTAGGGAAGGCCACTCCTAAGTCACGGGAGGCCTCAttgctcctccagccccagaaGGCAGGATACTCCCGCTAAGGgggcccagctccctcctccagcccctgaAAGCAAGCCGCCCTAGCCAAGAAGGCCACACGGACagggtcccggtcccggtcccggtccccgtccccgtccccgccccccccccggaaCCCCCCTAagccgcagcccccgccccgcacCTTCCCGGGCCCGGAGGTGACCCACACCCAACTGAACTTCCGGTTAATGCCCCGCCCACCCAGGTACTGATTCGCCGCTGACACAGGAAGGCCAACGACGGAACGGCCACCCTCACAATCGATTGGCCGCCGCCCCAAGCCCCGCCCCCCCGTCTGACTGGCCGCGGCGGTCGTCCTTCAAAGTCCTTTCCCACAGCCCCATAGGGGCCGGCGGGCTGTGTCACGCGGGGCGAGCCTTGAGTGCTGATTGGCGACGACGCCTTCCAATGGCACGCAGCCTGGGGTGTGGCGCGCCTTCCGCACGTGGCgcgggccccgccccgcccccccgcggcgGCTCTcggccgcggccgggcccggggaCCGCCCGTGTCTCTGATCCGCCCTGGGAGAGCGCAGCCCTgcagcgcccccggcccgcgggTAACTCCCTCCCGCACGGCGCGCCCGGGccgggcagcagcaccagcctgccACCCTGCTGCCCCGGGCAGACCCGCGTGTCTTACTGTCCCCCGCGGAGCCTGCAGCCAATGCCCAACGGCACCGGAGCCGGTCTCCTTCCCGCTGCCAGCTCCGACGGCGTCGGGCCCAGCAGAAGCAAGGCTGGAAGGCGCTGCTCGCTTGGCGGCACCCAAAGTGAGGGGACTCAGATCCTCatgccccagcacccctggaAGTCACCAGGTCCAACCCAGGCGGCAGGCGCAGCGCACGCTGGCTGTGGGTGCCATTTTTTCAGGTTGTTGCTTTTCTAAGGGGAGTCACAGTTTAAAGCGACACATACACTGTGGACGTGCAGCCTGTGGGTCCCTTGTAGGCATTTAAGGATGGAAGAGGAAACATCTGGAGAACGTGCGCTTCTGTGGGTACAACGGGGCTTTGCTCCATGCCAGCATGTACAGGGAACAAATTAAACTGGCGCTTGGTGACAGCCAGCCAACCCAATTCAGTCACAAgcccttttcttcccctggacaatcccaaaataaaaagcctACAGTGCCAAGGGTGTAGGAAGTAGTGGCACCACCTCAGCATCTACTGGCCATGACAGCCATTCCCGGACTGGCCTTGGAGCTGGGGCAATGGGACGTTAAGCCCTCGGAAGGATGCTGATCGGTGCCAGCTGAGGTGATTGTTTCCCCTTTCCAGCTGTGCGTAAATATAGGATCTTCTAGCAGCAGTAGCACTAGCATAGCCCAGCATTCCCcaaaaataaggaagaattCATTTGTCATCTCCTTCAtctcttctgctccccagcctctccccagcacaAAGCAGTGGCAGGGctttacagaaacagcagctgaatttGGAGGGCTGGGAGCATTTTAGGTTTTAGCCCCCCCCAGTTCAGGGTATCAGGAAGCACAGGTGCAGGGGGGTATATTCTTCTAGATGCTAAGGGGCTGGAAAATGTGTGGGGAGGTCAAAGCCTGTTCCCTCTCACCCCTCCTCCATTTCCTAGAAATCATAGGGACATTGTAAGGTCAAGTTCAACACTGCTCTTGCTTTGCAACCCCAGGGACGTGGAAGGAACCCACAGGGAGGGGACAGACAAGTGCATGTGGCTGACAGAGGCAGCAATAAAGCGCAGACAGCCTCCCAGTCAGCACTGGTAAGACCTCAAAGTGACCAGAGAAGAGAACAAGCATTTTAACAACATCAAAGTCCACCCAAAACTTTCTTGATGGGACGTAGTGCAAATAGGAGAAATATTGGTCATGCTCTATAAAAGACAGGGGCTAACCTTTCAGGCTCCTTGGTGTGGGGGAAGAAAACTGTGATGACACCAAAGCCGAACTCAGCGTAAGTCTCTGTGTCCCAGGCATTCCAGTCAAGCTACTCGTACTTCATTCTGGTACCCTTGGTGTGCTCTCCGGAAAATGACAAATTATCTGACCTATATGGTAACTAAAAACCACCCTTCTCCACTCAAGCTACACAACTGGCCTAACTcaaatgcaggaaaaacaaCGGGAAGTTTGCCTGGAGTACCACTTCGGGATTCGGTGCAGAAACAAATCTTCAAGTGTGCACAGCGTACGGCATCTGGGGACCAGAGAGCCTGAACCGGGCTGCCACAGGGTGCAGGCAGGTCACCTCCAAAGAGGGATGTGATGTTTTAAGTTACCCAGGCATTCCTGTATCTCTCCTGTGACCTCTGTATGTTGCTGCAGATTCTGGTATGCGAGATAAACACAAACAACACCTCCAGGCAACTCTGAACTCCACAAGGACAATACGGGAGCCTCTGCATCACTGGATTTCGGCCCCTCACTTATCCTTCAGAACACGTTGGTCCTCTTTGTAACAGGAAGATCCGAGCAGGTCTTTGGCAACTCATGATCAGTGGAAGGCATTAGGATGGAAAAGGTGTATGGGAAAGAGCAGAATCCTGCTGTGGATCTCTGTTACAATACTGTCACAACAGCACCAATGGGTTTCAATGTGGAGCGAGAAAGGTTAAAGCTCATCCTTGGCATTAACAAGATGCTGCAGTGGGCGAACCGGTATTGCATGATCTCTCAGCAGCTGGTCCTGTGACCCTTCATGGCTGTCAGGGGGTCTGTCACCTGAAAAGTCTGTGAGAGCATAATCCTCCAGCAGGCCAGCTTCTACTGCGTGGCGCCGGAGCCCCTCGCTCCCCATGAGCCCTTGCATTCTCACATACCCCTGCTGACAGAAGGGAGGCAGCTTCTGATGGGTGAAGGCAAACATGAAACAGGACTCTGCAAGGGAAAGAATCAAAAATCAGGCTCAGGAGAGATGATAACCTGTAGAGAAAAATTCCCGTAAACTCTTGAGGACTCACtcaaaacaaaaggcagagagGATGAGGGAAGCTGACTGGGATTTCCCAGCCAGCACCTTGCCCTGCATGGCAGCAGAGTAATCAATCCACTTAATTCTGCAGAGCTCAGGAGATGCAGGGTGGGATCTCCACTCTGCGCTCTGAGGGGAAAAGGAGCTGGATTTGAGCTTGCAGCCTTCTGGCATCTTCTTCATACCACAGGATTGCTTCCCTCTGCATGCCATGTGGGGTTCCTGCAGAAGGTTCCCAGACCAGGGAGGGACAGAGGCAGCAGATGCTCTCCAGCTCTCACATCCCAGCACTCCCCTTTCCCATGGGAAAGCAATACCATCATTGGTACATGAAAAGAGATCTGGTACCCAATGGTACAAAGGAATGTTCAGATaatggaggagaaaggaaagctaCAGCTAGAAAAGGGATTGAACCCAACTTCATACACCTTTCCCCAAATCTAGGTGTGCCTGGGGTGGTCTCTTTCTAGTGgtgagcaaaagcaaaggctaTCTGGGAACATACACACAGCACAGGCACTTTTTATTGTCTGTGAAGTGCATCAAAGAGGTGTGACTGACAGTGAGACCACCAGAGTGCCACAGGGAGATCTCAGCTATTTACAGAAGAGATCGCTCCTGTCGCTTGTCCCtcacctccctcctcctcctcctgccacctcAACCCTGTGCTCAAATTACCTGCAAAAAAATTGCGCAGGTCAGTGCTGAGGCAGTTCTCCAAAAAACGCCTCAGAGGCAGGATGTGAGCATTCGGGGCTGTCCAGTCTGTCAGGAAGTCCTCCACAATGTGATGGACAGCATCTGGGCGGGGGAGAGGCCAGTCTGGGGGCCGAAGTCTCATCTCATGCTCTGCCAAGAGAACATTAAGGGAATCTCTTGGAATcaaaatggcattaaaaagaGCTTGGAGAGTGGAAAGCAGCTATGACAGCTGTTTCAGCTTTTGTCCCGACCTTTTAATCCCTACCTTACTTTAATTTGCAATCCCCTCTGCTAGCTCTGTCCTCAACCACCCTGCCACTGCACAGCTGCCCCTTTTTCCTGCCCACAGTATTCCCGTCATTTCACTCCTGTTCCCCCTGGGTAGGGACTGCCAGATGAGCTGAGCTGCGTGCAAGCTTTAATACCGCTACCCATCACTCTGCTCCGTGTAAGGCAGGCTGGACCCTGACCCTAGGTTTCTGGAGCCAAAGATTCAGCACACTTACTTCCCAAGGAAAGCTATTCCAGGCATGTGTGTTTGCTGGATATAACTCTCAGCCTTTGGCTGTCCCTGTCACTGCATGACCTGTCAGACCTGGGCCAgccacagagagcagctttCTTTTGGCAGTAACACTGAACAGCCCAGCCTCGTCTGCCAGGACTGCCATAACACATGCAGGGTACCAGCTAAAGGAAAGCaatgttcctctttttttcctgttctcaaATGTGAAGTCTCTGGTACAGCCCTCACCTCCCTCCCTGTATTGGTTCGTCTGATGAAAACTTCTTGCCTAACTCccagcttttttttcagctcacaGTCGGAGTGGGTGCCTCAGAGGATGGACATGAAAGAAGTGGAGGAGAAGGGTGTGCAGTGCCTTCAGgtccccacccccctccccactttGGCTCTGAAGTATCTTCATCCCTCTCCGTTTTGCCTGTATCAGATAATTAGCAGGAAAGCTTACCTGTTGGGAGGTGTTTGTAATAGTAAACAACAGGGTGCAAAAAGTTAGACTGCCAGGCATGCTGTGCCTCTCCCACGGCTCGGTTGTAGTAGAATACATCCTTGTCAGCCCCAGAGAAATTCCTCCCATACTCCATGATGACGACAAAGAGCCCATCGGGAGCCTTTCTCCCCGTCTGCATTTCCAGCTCAGCCAGGACTCCAACTGGGTACTCTTCCAGGTATTCAAATGTCGTTGCATTCCTGTGAATTACAACCACAACCATCAGACTTTTCCACCAAAGAAAAGCCAGCTGGGATCCAACACCCCCTCAGCTGGTCGAGGCTAAGGCCAAAAAGCCATCGGATAGTAATTATTTTGGTCATTACAGATCTGGGCTGGACCACAGGCAAAGCTTATGAAGGCTGCAGATACTGTTAGAAGACTCCATTATTTTCACAGATTATGGGATTCCTCTCTACATTAGCACTGCTCAAGGAAAGCTTTTCTCTGGGTACAGTAAAAGCGCAATACGCCTCTGAGCCCGGAGGGAAGGTCTGGACCATTTCAGCCCTTTAAGAGAGATTAAGTAAGTGGCAGAATTGGGCATAGTGGCACCAGTTGTGGCAGCGGTACAGGTTTTGAGGTGGCTGCCTACTAGATGGTAATATCAGCAACAGAGCAATCTGTGTGGTGGCACCACAAGAAGCAATGgtaaagagaaaggaatgaaaCGATGCAGTGCAGTGCTGGGAATAattactcactcactctctcagCAGTATGATGTCAGCCAGGACACTGAACATCTGGTAGAGGCCCGAGGCCTCATTCACCCGCTTGATGATGGAATTGGTCAGCTGTGTAACAGGGTGGACTGTGGATGGCCAGGGGACACCATGGTGACGATTTTCCAATAGGCGGTGGACTGCACGAGCTAAGTCATTGAGGGAAACAAAGACAGCTCATTTAAAAATCCAAGCTTATGCTTTTAAGAATTCTGattgctctgctgcagcacacagatACTGGCAGGACACAATGAATAAGCTTTACAGCTCATCCGTGCTCAAGATCTCCCACCCCAATCGCTGCTAACTGCAGTGGAGATGCCCTCCGAAAGCTGATGTGATGCTAAGTGGTTGGTGAGGGGGCGGGGGGTCCTCAGGGATATTTTATTACTTCTGAGCAGTCCTTTAATGATAAGGATGGGCACACacaaataaagacagaaattctCTCTGCTGTCCAAAACCGCTGGGTTTTAACTCCACAGCACAGACCTCTCACCCACAGCCTGTCACGAGGCAGAGCATCTGGCAGGCAGAAATCTATTGTGTTACATAAATAAGAGGCAATGGGCAAGAGAGacacaagacaaaacaaagacagacaaCCAAAAACTTCAGATATGACCCCAAGTCACTTCTTCTCCACTTCAGatgacacagctgcagctgggctgtgttttGTCATTCTTATTGCCAGCAGAAGACTAAGGGTGATATCTTTCCAGCAGTAAGCTATGAACTGTTCCTTTGAAGGGAAGAAcaattcccagctctgcctttcctcagcCCAGTACTCACTTGTATACCGGAATCCATGGATGAAGCCCCCAGCAGATTTCCTGAAATCAACAGAATGGCTAGCAGTGCCGAGAACAAAGAGCCCCCGAGTGCTTCTGGACTCATAGCTGGGTTTGATCTGAGGATATTTCTTTTTACTCCCTTTTCCTGGCATCATTTTAAGAGATCTGATGTGCAAAAGAGAAGAGCAGGCTGTCAAGAAGGATGGGGTGGAAAAATAGAACTGATTTCTCATAAGGCACACACTATAATGCAGCCACTGCAAGACACTGCTTCATGCCCCCGCTGCCTTCAGTGCGATTCGCTCCTACAACAAGGATCTTCCAGAAGACAAGGATGCTTATCTCAAGGTAGCTCTGGACAAGACCAAATTCTAGCCTGAGCCATTGACAGTGAATTTTGGAAGTTAGCAGTACCATTTTCAACTGCAGGATGTACTAGGAGACAAACCAAGGTAGAGTGAAGGTTGCATCCTCAGggtaaaaaagcagaaaaaaaaaatctttctgtagcAATCTGTACCTGTACCATCCTCAttgcaaagaaaacccaacacatAAAACATTGCTAGCCTTCTCCATGTGATCTGGCAGGTCAGGCTGTTAAAGTTCTAAAGGCACAAATGTTTCTGTGTCACCCAGGTCCCACCACTGCCAACTGCTCAGCCTTAGAGCCTGTCAGTCAGACGGCAGTGGCACACACACTCCCACAGGGACAAGGCCATAGCTGCAGAGTAAACAGATGTCTGTACAGCACCAGGTAGCTCAGAGCATGTGGACGTCTGGGCAGTGCTGCCAGGAGAGGACTTGCTCTCCCCGCTTCTCCCTACTCAGGCCCTTCACTCTAAACACCAGCTTCCCTGGAGATCCTGGTTCTCCCTCACCTGTTGTAGATAGAGAAGTCAAACTTCCAGCCTAGGCAGCGGATAACACGGTCGTAAGGTGCACGGGTAGCAAAATTATCCAGTTCATCCTGAGGGAGGGTGATGGAGTCGATGCCTGCGCTGATGTTCCTGTTCTCCAAGTAGAACCGGAGCGTGATGTGCAGCTTCCCTTTCTTGTCCTTCACGATAGCCAGATCTTCCAGGTTGCCCTCCAGAAGCCCATCCAGAGATTTCAGCTGGTAGGTGTCTAGCAGGCCATTGTTAATTGctctgcaaaaaagaaaaggagaatgtAAGAAGGGctaaaagaagggaagagacGTGGGATCCACACTTCTGtctcagctgctgaaaatagGACATCTTTACCAGGCATCCCACACTCTCCTTTAGTGCAAAGGTTACTGCCAGAGCCTCAGGGCTCACAGGAACAGCACAGATAACACTGCCTCACTGCCCTTGCAGGATGTAGTCAACCTCTTATCTCTCCTCTGAGACTGCAAGCAAGGTAACTAATTGGGAGCCAGCACTTTTTAATAATATAGTTTCCAACGGGACGTTTTCCTAATCGCACAGGCCTCAAAGAGCTCTCTTCAAGGTCCTGTGTCCAGCAATTGCAACCTGGACTGCTTTAAACAAAAACCGTAAAGACAGAAGGCCCCACGCTTCCTCTGCAACCCCCAGGACCACAGCACCTCCTGTGCCAGTCTGGCTTGTCACCTGGGCAAGAATCGATTCTCCTTGTTTGTACTCCAGCTGTGTTAGAAAGAGGAACAGGAGTGGTTTCCTACCTC of the Falco cherrug isolate bFalChe1 chromosome 5, bFalChe1.pri, whole genome shotgun sequence genome contains:
- the FOXRED2 gene encoding FAD-dependent oxidoreductase domain-containing protein 2, translating into MALALAVCETLLGLALYASSLHVVSGTTFLYHDYCVIGAGPSGLQAAYFLQRAGRDYVVFERSHAPGSFFALYPRHRKLISINKQYTGKSNSEFNLRHDWNSLLSHNSQLLFRRYSHDFFPDADTMVHYLEDFASRLKLRIQYNTAIIHVTLEKDELAWNGHYFLLTDQDRQNYKCSSLLVATGMWVPNVVNFPGSEYVEGYETVSINPEDFAGQTVLILGRGNSAFETAENILGVTNFIHMVSRSRVRLSWATHYVGDLRAINNGLLDTYQLKSLDGLLEGNLEDLAIVKDKKGKLHITLRFYLENRNISAGIDSITLPQDELDNFATRAPYDRVIRCLGWKFDFSIYNRSLKMMPGKGSKKKYPQIKPSYESRSTRGLFVLGTASHSVDFRKSAGGFIHGFRYTTRAVHRLLENRHHGVPWPSTVHPVTQLTNSIIKRVNEASGLYQMFSVLADIILLRENATTFEYLEEYPVGVLAELEMQTGRKAPDGLFVVIMEYGRNFSGADKDVFYYNRAVGEAQHAWQSNFLHPVVYYYKHLPTEHEMRLRPPDWPLPRPDAVHHIVEDFLTDWTAPNAHILPLRRFLENCLSTDLRNFFAESCFMFAFTHQKLPPFCQQGYVRMQGLMGSEGLRRHAVEAGLLEDYALTDFSGDRPPDSHEGSQDQLLRDHAIPVRPLQHLVNAKDEL